A stretch of Desulfovibrio sp. TomC DNA encodes these proteins:
- a CDS encoding DMT family transporter — translation MGQLLFGAIIISFSAVFVKLAGVPPAVSAFYRMFFGGLTLLVMLAATRNLSAVRRSLAWPALACAVFFCADLLCWHASINNIGPGLATLVANFQVFLITLVAAIQARRLPRPVFLAAMGLAIAGLYLVVGHGFASQTPEFRLGIGYGLSAAVFYGLFILTLKKAVTDGGRAGPMAAMAVLSLAGAVLLAPVVLLGGDSLALPTATSFFSLMGLGIIGQGIGWLAISTGLAGVRPALAGLILLLQPTLSYVWDVSFFGKTTGPVELCGVALALAGIYIGSTRPS, via the coding sequence ATGGGACAACTTCTTTTCGGCGCGATCATTATCAGCTTTTCGGCTGTGTTCGTGAAGCTGGCCGGCGTCCCTCCGGCGGTGTCGGCCTTTTACCGCATGTTTTTTGGCGGCCTGACCTTGCTCGTCATGCTGGCCGCCACGCGAAACCTGTCCGCTGTACGTCGGAGCCTCGCCTGGCCGGCCCTGGCCTGCGCCGTGTTCTTCTGCGCCGACCTGCTGTGCTGGCACGCCAGCATTAACAACATAGGACCGGGACTGGCCACGCTGGTCGCCAATTTCCAGGTCTTTCTCATCACCCTCGTGGCCGCGATCCAGGCCCGCCGCCTTCCCCGGCCCGTGTTTCTGGCCGCCATGGGGCTGGCTATTGCCGGCCTCTATCTCGTCGTTGGCCACGGCTTTGCCAGTCAGACCCCGGAATTCCGTTTGGGCATCGGCTACGGACTGTCTGCCGCCGTATTCTATGGCCTGTTCATCCTGACCCTGAAAAAAGCCGTCACCGACGGCGGCCGGGCCGGCCCCATGGCGGCCATGGCCGTATTGTCTCTGGCCGGGGCCGTCCTGCTTGCTCCAGTGGTCCTTTTGGGGGGCGACAGTCTGGCCCTGCCGACGGCGACCAGCTTTTTTTCCCTCATGGGCCTTGGCATCATCGGGCAGGGCATCGGCTGGCTGGCTATTTCAACCGGGCTGGCCGGCGTCCGCCCGGCCCTGGCCGGGCTCATCCTGCTCTTGCAACCCACCTTGTCCTATGTCTGGGACGTGAGTTTTTTCGGCAAGACGACCGGCCCGGTGGAACTGTGCGGCGTGGCCCTGGCCCTGGCCGGCATCTACATCGGCTCCACCCGACCCAGCTGA
- a CDS encoding SAM-dependent methyltransferase: protein MLDPAYAPAAKDLAVGQEILLFTWLHQADRTCQAVHPRRDLSRPLTGVFSTRSPDRPNPIGLHQVRVTGIAGNVVSLDALEALNQTPVIDIKPLADRGGKD, encoded by the coding sequence GTGCTCGACCCGGCCTATGCGCCGGCGGCCAAGGACTTGGCCGTGGGCCAGGAGATTCTCCTTTTCACTTGGCTGCATCAGGCTGACCGCACCTGTCAGGCCGTCCATCCCCGCCGCGACCTGAGCCGGCCGCTGACCGGCGTTTTTTCCACCCGCTCTCCGGACCGCCCCAATCCCATCGGCCTGCACCAGGTGCGCGTGACGGGCATCGCCGGCAACGTCGTCAGCCTGGACGCCCTGGAGGCCCTGAACCAAACACCGGTCATCGACATCAAACCGCTGGCGGATCGAGGCGGCAAAGACTGA
- the thiL gene encoding thiamine-phosphate kinase, with the protein MARITSEDDFLALLDSHFPRAGDGIVLPRGDDAAIIACPQQLCVTTDLFVEDIHFRRRYFTPGQVGAKALAVNISDVAAMGAVPTGFVLGLVCPDDADRDYWDALLAGMAALAARHKVPLVGGDLSKGDKIAVSVTAWGAPGPSGRLLTRGSGAAGDVLVSVGDLGLARVGLAVLEKDGLRAAADWPAAVAAHLSPVPRLEAGLALAAIPGVTSCMDVSDGLAQDLPRLLPSGCGADLFFPPTTLHPEVTAHAAGHGRPPEKVAFFGGEDYALLATITPAALPALRTALPEAKPIGRLTATPGYTLNGAPINERGFDHFG; encoded by the coding sequence ATGGCCCGCATCACTTCCGAAGACGATTTTCTGGCCCTGTTGGACAGCCATTTTCCCCGCGCCGGAGACGGCATTGTCCTGCCGCGCGGCGATGACGCCGCTATCATTGCCTGTCCACAACAGTTGTGCGTCACCACCGACCTCTTTGTGGAAGACATCCATTTCCGACGGCGCTATTTCACCCCCGGCCAAGTCGGGGCCAAGGCCCTGGCCGTCAATATAAGCGACGTGGCGGCCATGGGAGCCGTGCCGACCGGTTTTGTCCTTGGTCTGGTCTGTCCCGACGACGCTGACCGCGACTACTGGGACGCCCTGCTGGCCGGCATGGCTGCCCTGGCTGCCCGCCACAAGGTGCCCCTGGTCGGCGGCGACCTGTCCAAGGGAGACAAAATCGCCGTGTCCGTCACGGCCTGGGGCGCGCCTGGTCCGTCGGGACGCCTGCTTACCCGGGGGAGCGGCGCGGCCGGCGATGTGCTCGTGTCTGTGGGCGACCTGGGGCTGGCCCGAGTGGGGTTGGCCGTCCTGGAAAAGGACGGCCTTCGTGCCGCAGCCGACTGGCCCGCCGCCGTCGCTGCGCATCTGTCCCCGGTCCCGCGTCTGGAAGCCGGCCTGGCCCTGGCCGCCATCCCCGGCGTGACCTCTTGCATGGACGTGTCCGATGGGCTGGCCCAGGATCTGCCGCGCCTGCTTCCCTCGGGCTGCGGGGCAGACCTCTTTTTCCCGCCGACCACCCTGCATCCGGAGGTGACGGCCCACGCCGCCGGCCATGGAAGACCGCCGGAAAAGGTGGCCTTTTTTGGCGGCGAGGACTATGCGCTGCTGGCAACAATCACTCCGGCCGCCCTGCCGGCCCTGCGCACGGCCCTGCCCGAGGCCAAACCCATCGGCCGCCTGACCGCCACCCCCGGGTATACGCTCAACGGCGCACCCATAAACGAACGCGGCTTCGACCACTTCGGCTGA